From the Hoplias malabaricus isolate fHopMal1 chromosome 6, fHopMal1.hap1, whole genome shotgun sequence genome, the window TACACTAAAATGTACTTCAGATTTGACTTGCAAAATCAGTTAACAATTGAACTGAACTGGTAGACCTCCAGAATTCACTTACTTAGAAattcatatgtatatatattttttgttgtaaGAAGAAAGCTCaatgctatgggtctgaaaagGTGTGTAGATGTCAAGAAGCTGTTCTTTAGAAACACTGAGCAACTGACAAACGGTTgatctctgggtgggtaggaccCCCTCCTTTCCTCAATCACCAATAACAATACAGGCATTCGTCAGCAGATGTGACCGATCTGGGCAGTCGGGGTGCTCTGAAGATTTTGCAAAGCAATATTGAAAGAATGTGGTGGGCTGGCTTCATGTGTCTCCTGAGGCTGTGTACAATAAAGGGACATATTGTTTTAGCCTCCTGAAAACACGCACTTTGGGCTTCCTTGCCAGATTTTTTGAGAAATTAGAGATGGCTTCCATTTTCACTGATATTGAAATGTGGCACAATTTACATGGATCTGAATGTGTTTTCTATTGAAATGTTGTGCATCATTTGTAGGATGACTTGTTTATCTTCAAACGCTATGCTTGTCTTAAAAAGTCTCACATTGGGCCCAGCTCGCTCTCTTTCATCTAGAAATCACAACATTTCTGCTGTCATCTATCATTGAACATTTAAGTATTCTATACATAACCACTAAGGTAAGGCTAAAAACAatgcaaacaaagaaaaaagaaagactgttataataaaaacaaagggtggatttaataaatattgaaaGATCTGAAGCTTGAAGCTTTTGTGTCTTATATGTTGAATAtatgttttctgtatttttttctgaaatatccAATGGTCAGCTCTGATTTTCGCATACTatgtgctatgtttatataaTAGATAGTAAATATAGATATAAGATAGCTGTACCTGTACTTTAGGACCTTGTCTGCAGGGCAGTAGACCTACAAGACTGAAATTGAGAATTCTACTTCTGCAATTCTTTCATTCTCCTCTGCCTACTCCTCAGATCTTTCACATGACATATGACCTTGCGAGTGCAGTGATTCGGATAGTGAATCTAATTGGGATAATGCTTTTACTGTGTCACTGGGATGGCTGTCTTCAGTTCATGGTTCCCATGCTACAGGAATTTCCACCAAACTGCTGGGTCTCCAAAAACAACATGGTGGTAAGAAAtctctgtttttatatttatgaagGGTGTTTATTTTATGCAGAGTGTGTGGCATTTACTTACTGATACTATCCATAATCATTCGgccatttttgtttcattaaatgttttttcttcttttttattctACTTCTTTATATTGTTCTTTGTCAGAACGCGACCTGGGAAGTGCAGTACTCCTATGCTCTCTTCATGGCCATGAGCCATATGCTGTGTATAGGATATGGTGCTCAAGCTCCTGAGAGAATGACTGATGTGTGGCTCACAATGATCAGCATGATTGTAGGCGCCACATGTTATGCCATGTTCCTGGGCCATGCCACCAACCTGGTGCAGTCATTGGATGCTTCTCATCGTCAGTACCAGGAGAAGGTATTGGCCAAATGTATTGTTTTGTCAAAGTGGTGCCAATTATGTTTCTGTAGTATCTGTTTTAAGATATGGTTTTGTGAATTTTCAATAATTATTTGGATTAGGAGATAATGAGTTCAATATACAATTCATTATGTGTTCACTGTTGAAACTAAACCTTATAACTCCTTTTTTGATGTttggaacatttaaaaacatgttaaataaAACTTACACAATGTCACAAATGGCATATTATAACTACTTAAAGTTCACAACTAGTAAAATGGCTTTTTCTGGAGATAGAAATATATGTTCTGACAATGAAAAGGGTTGGGTTTCATATAGAAACtgtaaaaaattatattctttGATGATAAATGTACAGATGTTATAGTAAGTTAAATACaataatcattattatatattatgtgGACGTTATGTGGTTTTACACGTTACAGAACATGATGCGATGTTGTGTCTGTTACAGTATAAGCAAGTGGAGCAATACATGTCCTTCCATAAGCTGCCTGCGGACATGAGGCAGAGAATCCATGACTACTATGAGCATCGTTTCCAAGGGAAAATGTTTGATGAAGATAACATACTGGGAGAACTCAGCGACCCACTTAAAGAGGTGTTTTCTCATTGCTCTACTGGATTTcttattttgaacatttttaaattctgtttaGGCTTTCACTATGTATTCAGCCTTCGACATTTTTTCCATGTATTTTACACTTacaaaaaaagtgtaaatagAAAGTGCATTTCTATTATAGTATTACCCAAATTGTCATAGCATAAACATGTACATTTTAGCTGCTGGCCAGGGAGCAGATCTTCTAAAGTTTTGTGACTTAACTCTAATTTCGCATTAAAACATGTCTTTCACAGTTTATTGCAGTGGTTCTCGATCTTGGTCCTGGTGGCCTACTGCCAGTTCAGAGGTTCTCTGCTTCAAACGCCCCTTATGTAACTAATGAGCTAATTAACAACCCCTCTCAAATTTGAAGTGTGATGGAGCAAGAAAAAAATACTACATGCAGGGCAGTGGCCCACCAGGACTGAGAACCCGTGCGTAGTGTAGCAGCAGATTCTATCAGCTGGGCACCAGATAATATTAAATTAGCACTAGATGCTGGGGAGTGAGTACTAGGTACTACTGAGTAGAAGATACTAATtactttaattgttttaatgtgtaatgTTGCAAAACATATCTTTCAATTTTGTAATAATTACtctttataaatatatgtatattaaagTGGTATAAtcacaagaaaaaaacatttgaaaggATATACAATACATGTCAGTGtcaattaattataattacataTGAACATTAACAGGACTCCaatttacactgtgtgttttCCGGTAGGACATAGTGAGCTACAACTGTCGTGGATTGGTAGCGAACATGCCGTTGTTCAGCAACGCTGATCCACATTTTGTCACTGTGGTTCTTACTAAGCTACGTTTTGAGGTCTTCTTGCCTGGTGACATAATCATTCGTGAAGGCACCCTGGGCCGAAAAATGTATTTCATCCAGCATGGCTGTGTCACTGTCATCACACGTgagaagaaggaaaagaaacTCAGTGATGGCTGCTACTTTGGGGGTGAGTATAAGTGGCATTTGCTTTGGGTCCATCCAAGATGTCTGTTCAAGACATGACTATTTTACTTTGCATATAAGAAGATATGAAAAATCTGATTCAATCCTGTAATAAATTCTATCCCAAAACAGCTTGTTACTTGATGTTGTTGGCTGTGTATGTATTCTTTTGGTGTAGCATATGTTGCACTTTTATACATGTGATTCAGTTAAAGTATTTCAGTTAAAAACAGCTTATTGTAAAGCTTAATAGTTACATGGCATCAGTATTAATGATTAATGATCAAGTTTTAACTTATATTTTAAGCCTTTATTTTGATGActgtaattattattgttgttgttattttatcctttttactttcaaatgtatTGTAAAACTAAGCATGTcttttataataaaacattgatTCTCTGAAATGGTAATTATATAGaaggaaaacatttaaaataacttgcaaacatttaaaatattttgcacaCTATATTGGATTAAGGGGCGgaatggtggcgcagcaggtagtgtcgcagtcacagagctccaggggcctggaagttgtgggtttgattcccactccgggtgactgtctgtgaggagttggtgtgttctccccgtgtccccataggtttcctccgggtactccggtttcgtcccacagtccaaaaaacacacgttggtaggtggattggtgactcaaaagtgtccgtaggtgtgtgtgtgtgtgagtgaatgtgtatctgtgtgtctgtgttgccctgtgaaggactggcgccccctccagggtgtattcccgtcttgcgcccaatgattccaggtgggctctggacccaccgcgaccctgaactggataagcggttacagataatgaatgaatgaatgaatgaatattggatTAATTTAATAACAGTACAGCCATTAAATACAGGTTATAAATTTTGCAGTAATTTTTTCCACAGCTCAAATCTAGGTTTCAACATTGGTTGCAATTAATATACTTAATGGctattttgattaaataaaaaaaggaaaaaaaaaagtttttaattttcaaatgtcattatgaaatgtttacacaaaaacagatgattttttttaattgcttaaatttatttttttggtaatTTCAGAAACTGAGTATTGAGGCTTTGAAATGTGGTGGAAAACAGCTTATTTAAAATGTCTCTTTTCAGAGATTTGCTTGTTGACACGTGGCCGGCGTACAGCTAGTGTGAGAGCAGACACCTACTGCAGACTGTATTCTCTCAGTGTGGATAGTTTTAATGAAGTTCTGGAGGAGCATCCCATCATGAGGAGAGCCTTTGagagtgttgccatagaccgcCTGGACCGCATGGAGAATAAAACCATTACAAACATGACGTCTTTATGAGTTGACCACTGAGGACGATGAGGAGCGATGGTGACATTGGATTGCCCTGTCAAATCAGCATAAGGACCCTGGTTCAGAACATGTTTGGACTGAAGGCAGAACCTTAAGGCAATGTCTGAGAATGCCATTATATCATGTTACTTGTCCCTCTATGCCCTTCTACCATGTTAATTGTCTTTGCCACAATAATTGTCTTAATTGTTAATTGTCTTCATTGAGACACAACTCACCATCATTGGACAGCAGTGAACTTTGAGCTATGAAGGCCCATGCTCAAAATGCCAGCTGCCTGAAAAACCTATTTGACTGGAAGTGTCTAGCTAATTACAATCCTTTCCACACTTGGTGTTAACTCTTAGAAGCTGAGAGTTATTCCTCTTGTTTTGCTACATTATTCAAATGAGATTGCATAATTCAGTGTCTATAGTAAATTTAAAGTTGATATTTCTGATATTGTACCACCGTTGGTTCTGGCCACACAGTGTGATTAGCTGAAAGATGATCTAAGAATGCTAATATTGCatgataatggcactctgaccaaAGCTGTTCAAGTATAGCTCAGCCACATAGACATGCATATACCTAGCAATGAGACAGCAAGTGGGTAACTGatcataaaatataacaatgaTGACAACGATGGAACTGTTGTATAACAGCAATAATACACTTGAGGTTTGTGATTTTTGGTGGGGGTACTGACGCTGGTGTACTGATCTTCCACACTATGACTGTGGCTTCATGCCTTCAACTGCAGTACGCCAGTGCCGAAGTCTCACATTATTGCATATAATGTGTTATTACTTAACTCTGCCACTTGACGTCACACTAGAACATGACCAGCCTCtcaaaccaaaacaaatgcttcGTATTCACCACATTCTTCCCTCCAGGCACACCTCATTCTCTGCTCAGAATGCCTTTACTCCACTATATTTTTACATAGAAAGTAGttgtattaatgttttaaatgttggcTATAGGACCTTTAATGGATATTATTTACACTTGATTTACTTTTTCATCAGGTTTACTCAGGACATTTCCAGttgttttaatataattaaatggCACACACATGGCAAAAGTGAATGTGCATTTTCAACAAATTATTTTAGTGCAAGCTCTGAAAAATAATAACCAGTTGTCATAGGGCTGATAAGACTTGTTTATATCCAAATTTAGCTGGCACTACATTTTTGCAAACAAAAATTAGAAGACAATTATGgcccaaatatttttcattagtaatccttttataatatatattttaacctACCACAAGGCACAAACCACACCCAGGTATTTAGTGAGGTTGCACAgatttgttggtgtgtttacgAAGCTGAATTACCTAATGTGAGTTCTGGCTCCCCAGCAATCTGCTACACAGAgaaactttttttatatatttatagcgCACTGTAAGCCATACTGAGTGcttaaaaacactgaaacatcTGTGTAGTTCAAGGGTTCAGTACTAAACATAAGAAACATGCCGTGACTGATGCCTGTATCTGGTATTAGTGGAAAGTTGTTTATATGTGATTTTTTATGaagtatttctttaaaatgtgaatAATGTGTGCATAAAACTGTcgaaacattttcatttaggAACTGTTCCTAGCATTTAAATTCATATCTGATGGCTCCTTGTAGTGCTTAAATTTGCTTCACAATCTCATTATGCAAACTGTCACCTAGAGTAAGCCAAGCAGGTGCAGTATTAACATCCCAGAGTCTTCGGCAAGTGAGAATTGCAGGGTTATGTATTTGATGATATTTGAGCTGAGATATTCTAGTGTTCACTATGGCTATCATTGACTCCAAGCTGATAAGCCACAAATTGAACTTGTCCAATATCAGATTGCCAATCACACTTGATTAAATTCCAGACTCCACATGCTCTGCAAACATTGCAGTACACACTGCAACATTTTCCTGATCTAAGAATACACTATGCTTATATGGGTGTGCATATTAATTCCCTGTACAAAGTCGGTCTGAGCGTCCTGGTGTCCTGAGTGTCTTACCGTCATCCAAGTATTATACCATGTGATTCATATAATCACAGATTAGAGTAAGTACACCTGCCTTCCCTTagaagcagacacagggacagtAACTTCTCAGGGTTGACTGCCTTCAGTTACACGGTATTTATAAATACACTAGCTTTATGAATATAGCCAATAAAACTAGCATTATAAGAGCATTGCAGTTAAAACAGATTGTTTAAAGAagagaaatgttaaaaaaaaaaaaaaaacaacaactacacaGCAGGTTGCATAGTAGCTGCAGTAAATATGTAGGCTACTTTGGATTCTCTACCTAACAAGGACACACATATCAGTCGGTACTGAGTAGCACCCCCTGTTGGAGCATTTTTAGATGAGTGCATTCGTGAGTgaattacaagccagttccatgaggtgctttgcatctaaaaagTATGTAAGTGCAATTAATTTAATCAAGGCATTGCTGTTTTGCACACCCTGATTACTGAATAGGTTACATACTTGTTTACAGCCTAATAATTTGAGCACACAAAAGTTGTAATTGTCTTGGTTTTGATTAAAAACCTTATCTAATTTTTACAACTTGAAAAAACTGTCACCAACTGTGGAGCTGTTTTTCGTTTTATAAATTATTGTCCAATAAGACACAAATGTTAGTTATATCATTTTATGTACATAGTTTCATATTTAGAATCTACATGAAAATGTGATCACACTTCTTTACAATGTAGAGAATCATACTGATTTCTCACTCTAACTTTTCATAGCAATTTCAGAAAAATTTATTGTAATTACTGAATATGTTTTTTGATCAATAcccaaataaaaataacactgtcAATGAAGgggttattattttgtttaaggTGTTTGACAATTTTTTCTTTACAAGAAAACTTTGGGATTGTAGCTGCTAAACTGAGGTAAGCAGTTATGAAAAAAGTAAATCTGTCCATAATTTGATAACTCTGATCTAGACTGAGATCAGTGCTTACTTCTAAGACAAAACCAACAACCAAAACAATGCAATAAAGCCAGTGAATTAAACATATCAGTATGATATAAAATGCTTTAGTGATTATGTGCTTTCTTTAACTAACCATTCATTTACAGTCAGGGGAGTAAATCCCAACTCATGGTGTGACTTGCATTTAATTCTTTAGGAAGCAAATTCATTATGAAACCTGTACATTCACAGTAATTAGATGTTCAATGCTTAAGTATGACTGGAAGGtctatttatacattaattatttataaatgtattcattttcatGTAGAAAATGCTGTTTCTTGTCCTACcgcacatatttaaaataatattggaACAAACAAtttgttttatgattttttttaccaTGCCCCTCAAAATGGACATATCCTCCTATCCTGTCCTAATAATAATTTTACGTGTCATAAATagtaaaggaaagaaaaaaaggttGAATATGACATTTTAATGCATGATTTCACTGATATTAGTGTCATTTAAGTGCATAAACATTAATTTGTATTGTTAAATAGTTTGACATAgtatattgattatttatttatttatttattt encodes:
- the hcn3 gene encoding potassium/sodium hyperpolarization-activated cyclic nucleotide-gated channel 1, coding for MDGNGASEEAGSEECPAPNGDSRQRGRFSLSSWRSSSQSSVHGERGAELNRKLLSLVHHYEDQVSSTTDLTSKPTEVTTGSEGQVSTPGACTSTASSSGKAVPDAVGLGGITLTPGMEDYDSIDQSTYLHKQLSSMLQPGVNKFSLRMFGSAKGVAAEQQRVRSFGVWIIHPYSDFRFYWDLVMLFLMMGNLVILPWGITFFEDQNTLPWMIFNMASDTLFLTDLVLNFRTGILEEDNSHITLDPRIIRRRYLQGWFLVDFISSIPVDYIFLAVDLEARVESAEVYRTARALRIVRFTKILSLLRLLRLSRLIRYIHQWEEIFHMTYDLASAVIRIVNLIGIMLLLCHWDGCLQFMVPMLQEFPPNCWVSKNNMVNATWEVQYSYALFMAMSHMLCIGYGAQAPERMTDVWLTMISMIVGATCYAMFLGHATNLVQSLDASHRQYQEKYKQVEQYMSFHKLPADMRQRIHDYYEHRFQGKMFDEDNILGELSDPLKEDIVSYNCRGLVANMPLFSNADPHFVTVVLTKLRFEVFLPGDIIIREGTLGRKMYFIQHGCVTVITREKKEKKLSDGCYFGEICLLTRGRRTASVRADTYCRLYSLSVDSFNEVLEEHPIMRRAFESVAIDRLDRMENKTITNMTSL